The genomic region TCCACACCCAGCACCCCAACACCTTCACCCTGCGGGCCCGAGTCTGGAACAGCACCTTCATCGAGGTCAGTgcctgggggggctgcaggggccagggctgggctgggcccGTGGGGATGGGCTTGAACAGGGCAATGAGTTTGCCGGGTCTCGGCTCAGAAGATGACACCcatccatgtgtgtgtgtgtccccctcCATCATTGGTGTCCTCCCCACGTGGTGTGTCCGTCCCTCTGTCATCCTTGTGTCCCCCATCCATCATCCATGTGTGTTCCTCTCCATCATCCATGTGTGTCCCCACCATCCATGTCCCTCCCTTCCATCATCCCTGTGTCCCACATCATCCACGTGTCCCCTAATCATCCACGTCCCCTTCTCTATCATCTGTGTCCCCCATCCCTCATCCATGTGTGTTCCTCTCTGTCACCCGTGTCCCCCCTCTCTGTCACCCATGTCCCCTCTCTGTCACTCGTGTCCcctctctgtcccccatgtcccctctctgtcccctgtgtcccaggAGTTCCGGGACTTTGACCGGGTGAAGGTGACGGGCACCGCGACGCTGTTCCTGCGCTCCCACGTCCCCACCATCACCATGAGGAACCACACCGTGCGGGTGAGCGGCACCAGGGCCTCTCCTGGGACACGCTGGGACtcactgggatgcactgggagcTCTGTGCCCCAACGAGGCTCTTCCCAACCCCTCCAGTTCTCCGTGGACGTGGACTCGGaactgcaggaggagcagccgGCCGAGATCGCGCTGTGGCTGGTGCTGGTGTCGGTGGCAGccgggctgctgctgctggggatcatcatcctcctcctctggaaGGTGAGGGGGGGCCTGGATTCCCTTCCCAGGAAGGAgggggtgcaggagctgtgctgagaCCTCACAGGCTCGTGCCACTGGGGGCTGCCATCCTCCCTGCCTGGCGAGGGGTGATCGGGAGCGGCGGGTGGAAGGTTCTCCCCCCAGCTGGAAGGTGCCCCCGTGGGTGGAAGGTGCCCCCCAGGAGGAAGATGATCCTCCCAGGAGGAAGATTTTCCCCCCAGCTGGAAGGTGCCTGGCTGCAGAGCAATGAGGAAGAGGAGCACAGAGATTCCCAACTTCTCCTGGGGTGCAAAACTCTTTGGGATCCACAAAAACACCCACTCAAAGAAGGGCTGGATGATGGCACCTCCTTCCTTgtggctccctcctccccctctgctGCAGGGACTGGGGGACCCCCACAGCCCTCTGGGGACCCTTCAGCTCACAGGGGACCCCTGTGGCCTCCTTGAAGCCCCCACTTTCTGCCCAGGAGGGTCTGCAGGACCACCCACCCCACAGGCACTCTGGGGGGCATCTCACCCTCCGAGGGGTGACcaggagccccccagcccctctccagcccccCCTGACCCCTGTCCCCTTTCTCGCAGTGCGGGTTCTTCCGGCGGGCCAACACCCGGGCCATGTACGAGGCCAAGGGGCAGAAGGCGGAGATGAGGATCCAGCCGTCGGAAACCGAGCGGCTGACGGACGACTACTAATGGGGGGGGcacccccactgcccccccgGGGCCCCTGCGCCGCCCGCTTGGTAATGCCAGcggcatcctcctcctcctcctcctctcctcttcctcctctgtcctGTAGGGTCGCTGTAGGGCGCGGGGTCTCTCCGAGTGGCTCCAGGAACTGCCGCTCCCTTTGCCTCTGCTCTTCGCCGCCTCGTGGGGggtctctctccttctctccagccgtgcccagccccacactgaccccCCCGCCTTCTCTTTGCCCCCCTTCCCAGTGTGACTTCTTCCAGCGGACCCGCTACTACCGGATCATGCCCAAGTACCACGCGGTGAGGATCCGGCAGGAGCAGCGCTAccagcccggggggctcctGCCCCGTCGCCGCAAGAAGCACTGGGTGACCAAGTGGCAGGAGCCGGAGAAGTACTACTgaccccctgaccccccccagACCCTCAGGGGACTCTGACTTTGCACAAGTGCATCTCCCCCCCCGCCCCTTCCCCGATCCCCCCCTCTTCAGATGTGGCTGCAATCCAGCGTTGGCTTCTGCACCTTCCTCTTGCACGTTCGTGCCTTGCACGCTGAGGGGGGAGACCCCTCAAATGTGCCCCCCCTTCCTCCTGTCGTGTTtccccaggtgctgctgggctcACCGAGTGCCTTCACACTCCTCTCGTGTGTCCCAGACACACGTCCTGGCACGTGGGGACACGTCCTCACCCGCCAGGACCCGCTCGCCCCCCTCCCCTCATCGCTGGGTGTGGGACCCTCTGCTTTcacccccgggctggggccttTGGGAGCtcattccttcctcttcctcctcccccgtGTGTTCACCCCGTGTTCGGACGCAGCTTTGGCTTTGGGGGGTACGGAGCATCAGGccgtgtgtcccccctgtccccctcgCCCCCCACCCCCGCGGGGGGTTAAGTTATTCCATGTCTCTCGTCGGTGTTTTGGTGTTGAGTCCCAGCGTCCCGTCGGTACTTGGGGGTgagtggggaggagggggtcctgcgcccccccagcccctgctcgACCCCCCCTCATTCCCTCCCCACCGGGGCCAAATAAAGCCTCGCTCTGTGATTTGTAACTTCACGTCCCCTCCGTGTCTTGGCTGACAATTGATGGAGGGGTGCTCggggggaggaaaggaggtTCTGGGGGGTAGGGGGCAAAAAGGAGGGGGGGCGATGATATTCCCTAGAGAGGGCGGGGGAgcgggggttttgggggggttatAGGTGTGTGGTGGGAGGGTAATACAGCGGGGGGGTAATGACGGGTCTGGGGTGGGCTCAGACGCCCCCAATCCCCCGGACAGGGCTCTGGGGTGGGCTCAGACTCCCTCCCATCTCCCTTCAGGGCTcttggggggtcccaggcacggggggggggctggagggcGTTAAAGGAGGCGTGGCTAGCGCAGAGGGGCGTGGCGACCCAACTATGGGGGCGTGGTTTTCTCGATGGAGAGGCGGGACCCACATCAAGGCGAGCGGTGATTGGCGGTGGGGCGGGACCAGCGGTGAGGCAAAATTAGCATAAAGGGGCGGgtcttccctcagagcgggcgCTGATTGGCCTCGGGGAGGTGATTGACGTCGGGGCGGGACCAGCGGAGAGGCCTCATTGGCAAGGAGGGGGGGCGGGTGTTGCCGCAGAGCGGGCGCTGATTGGCGGCGGAGCGGTGATTGACAGCGGGGTGTGTTGTTTgcgcgcggcgcggcgggggcggggccgggcccgggggcggcggggccggttCGGGGCTCTCGGGGCtccggggacagcggggggacagcggggggaccgcggggggacagcggggggacagcggggggaCACCGCGGGGACACcggggggacagcggggggacagcggggggaCACCGCGGGGACACCGGGGGACAGCGGGGCGCTCCCGGGGCCGCGGCCATGCGGCTGCTGCGCTGCCTGGGGAAGCGCGCGGCGCTGGCCGGCGTCCCCACCTACATCGAGCACTTCAGCAAGTTCTCGCCGTCGCCGCTCTCCATGAAGCAGTTCCTGGACTTCGGTAAATAAACAACCCCCCCTCCGGGGCTCCGACCCGATCCCGGCACTTCCCCCCCCAACAGCCTACGGGATGGGGAcacccctcctgccacccccgGGGGTGCCCGGTCTGGGGGGCCGTGCTGGGGGAGGGAGCTCCGTGCACGCCCCCCTGGAAATCCTATTCCAACCCCCCTGGAAATCCTATTCCAACCCCCCTGGAAATCCTATTCCAACCCCCCTGGAAATCCTATTCCAACCCCCCTGGAAATCCTATTCCAACCCCCCTGGAAAtccttcccacctccctggAAATCCTATTCCAACCCCCCTGGAAATCTTTCCAACACTCCTGGAAATCCTATTCCAACCCCCCTGGAAATCCTTCCCACCCCCTTGGAAATCCTTCCCACCCCCCTGGAAATCCTATTCCAGCCACCCCTGGAAGTCCtattccccccccctcctccatGAAATCCTATTCCAACTACTCCTGGAAATGCTATTCCCACCCCCCCCATGAAATCCtattccaaccccccctggAAATCCTTCCAACACTCCTGGAAATCCTATTCCAACCCTCCCTGGAAACCCTTCCCACTCCCTGGAAATCCTTCCAACAGCCCCCAGGAAATACAACACTCCCCCCTCAGCTGGTAAATAACAATCCTGGGGGATCGGGGGGCTGTCCCCCCCAGGAAGGACCCCCTCTAATGGGTATCTGAGCCTGGGTAACTCTAACCCTACAAATATCCCCTTATTATTTTAGGGTGGTGGTATTTAAACAACCCCCCCCAGGGTAAATCAGTGAGGCTGGAACATGATTTCCTAATGTGcaccttttttgggggggtctccTCTGAACACCTCTCTCTATAACCACCCTCAGGGGGTTATTcatccccctctcccccccagtAAGTCCTCCCTGCCCCCCACATTAAATAACCCCGTGTGTGGgacccccagtgtccccccccaCCGCCTGGCCCCACCAGGGTGGGGGACACAGCCCCCCACCCCAAGCCAGACCCTCAGGCAGGTGGAGatgtccccccatccctgtcccctggTCCAACCCCCTTCTGTCCCCCCCGGGGGTGTTCAGTGTCATGGCTGTATTTACCCACGTCCCCTCGTGCCATGCTGGTTGCAccctgggggtccccagcccctctctggcccccccatagaatcatagaatcatagaatcgattgggttggaaaagacctccgagatcatcgagtccaacccttggtccaaatccagtccatttactagatcatggcactggGATGGAGAGTCTTGGTGCTGGTGGGACAgggcagaactgctcctgcctcctctgccTCAGTGTCTCCCAGTCTCCCACACTGTCCCCCAGTTTCCCCCAGCCCTCACACCCCTCCAGCCACAAACAGTCTGCTCCAGTCCTCCCAATGTCTCcctttcccagtgtcccccagtttCCCCCTCCAGCCAAGGACAGGGACTTGCTCCTGCCCacccagtcccagtcccccccGTGTCTCCCTGTCCCAGTCCCCCACAGTGTCCCTcaccctctcccagctccccctccagccaagggcagggatctcctcctgccccctctACCCCAGTCCTCCCAGTTCCCCAGTCCCACCCAGCAGAGGGGTGGGAGTGACGCCAGCCCCGGGTCcgaggggtcctgggggggctCACCCCGTGCCCCCTGTGCCCTCCCAGGCTCCAGCAATGCCTGTGAGAAGACGTCCTTCGCCTTCCTGCGCCAGGAGCTGCCCGTGCGCCTCTCCAACATCATGAAGGAGATCAACCTGCTGCCCGACCGCGTCCTGCGCACGCCCTCCGTGCAGCTGGTACAGAGCTGGTGAGGcccccgggggctggggggcacggGGACACTGCCACGGGGGCTGTGGGCTCCGGGACCACCCGGTCCTGTGCTCACGTTGGGTGCGGAGGTGCCACCACCGTTGGTTCTGGGCTCTGGTGGTGGCCCAGGTCCTTCTCGCCTTCACATTGCACTCGGGGTGTTCCAGCCCCAGTTTGGGCtttactgggctgtactgggtgGCACTGGGCACCCAGCCTGCCCTCAGTGGTGGGCTGAGCACTGCCccctcctcagccctcccagccctctgGGGTCCCCCTCCAGCCAAggacctgctcctgcctccactgccccagtcctcccagtccccccactgccccccagtgtccccctcCAGCCAAGGACAGCCACCACACCACTGTCACCTGTGTGGGTCCTGCTGCCACCGCGGGTCCtgccctgggggtcccactACAGGGGTCCCACTGTTGTCACTCACGGGGGTCCCACCACTGCCACTTGCCTGGGGTGACACTAGTGCAGGTCACCCCCCCGGGTGCCCCCCTGAGTCCCCCACTGTCACCTGCACAGCTCCCATTGCCACCACGACTCCTGCCACTGCCGTCACCCGGGGggtcctgctgccaccacgTGTCCCACTGTGTGTCCCACCAGTGTCACCAGCTGCCCTCCCCAGCgggtcctgagggagctggcacaCAAAAGGGGACACAGGAGGTGGTGACAGGCAGGGCAGCCCCCAGCTGGTGCCATGCCATGCCCTTGGTGACGTGGGCTGCTGGCCCTGTGGGGACACCCCCGTGCCAGCGGGGTGTCCCCAACCATCAGGGGGTCACAGTGCCACCTCCCAGCCTCCTGCCCCCCAAAGGGGCTGAGCCAGCACTGAAGGTGGTGGGTCTGTgtccctggggtgggggggtctGGGTGTCCCTTTAAGTGTCCTGTCCCCATGCCAGCAGTGGCAGTGTGACCcttctcccagtgccaccacgTGACAGGTTGTTTGTCCACCGTCCTGGTCCCCTGCCAGTGGGATCCGGCcatgctggggcagggggggtcCGGCCATGCCGGGGAATTCCAGCCATGCCACCCCTCCCACAGCCACCTCAGGTCACAGCCACCCTCATGCCCCACACCCCATCAGAGGGGccttgtccccaggtgtgccccagGTCCACCGTGCCAGCAGaggggtgggacagggacccAAGCACGGGGTGGTTTCACGGCAGAGCagtttttggggtggggggtcctGGTTGAGGGGTGCTGACCCCTCACCCTGCATGGGGCAGTGCCCCAGGGGACCCTGTGCCCCCCGGTGTGGTGTCCCCGGGATGTCCCCTCTCTTTGGGGGGTGCCAGCTGTGGGGTAACCGTGTCCCTCCCCAGGTACGTCCAGAGCCTGCTGGACATCATGGAGTTCCTGGACAGGGACCCCGAGGACCAGGCCACGCTGGGACAGTAAGCTGGGGGTGGCAGCAtgtccttgtccccagtcccgGGGTGTCCCCTCCTCCCAGACTCCCCCTGGTGTGAACTGGTGTCACCTGGGGCTGtatccccccaaactgcccccaccccatcccGGTGCCACCGGACTATGCTCCGGGTTTTCCTGGGTGCCACCAGGAGAATCCCGGCCTGGATCGGGGCCGTGCCCGGACCGGGTGTCCCGGGGCCACCCCTGTGCCCTCCCCAGGTTCACGGACTCCCTGGTCACCATCCGCAACCGGCACAACGACGTGGTGCCCACCATGGCCCAGGGGGTCATCGAGTACAAGGAGGCCTATGGAGACGATCCCGTCTCCAACCAGAACATCCAGTACTTCCTCGACCGCTTCTACCTGAGCCGCATCTCCATCCGCATGCTCATCAACCAGCACAGTGagcggggggctccgggggccCTGCACCCCAGGCATCGTCCTCCTGagtgtccccctgtcccagcacccccagccccgagggtccccagcacccctgggcacccctgatAGCACTGGGTGTCCCTACACACCGCCCAGagtgtccccccaccccaggggtCTGTCCCGAGGGTCTCTCTGCCCTTAGGGTGCTCCTGAgtgtccccctgccctggcaccccctgcccccaggGTCCCCATCAGCTCTGAacacccctgccagccctggcattcccctgtgccccccagagcatccccccaaaccccagggaTCTGCCCCAGGGGTCACCTTCAGCCCCAGGGATCAGCTCCTGCCCTGAGGAGCCCTCTAAGCATCTTCCTTTTGAGTATCCCCCACCCTGAGGgtcccctccagctccagggctcctgcccctgcccctgccccagatGCCCCCTCAAACCTCAGGGATCTGCTTAGAGGATCCCCCCCACCCTCAAGGACTGTGCTCTGGATGTTCCCCTCAGCTCCAAatgtgccccccagccccaggggtcCTGCTCCACATGTCCCCCCCCATGTTCCTGCCCCAAGGTTTCCCCCCTAACCCCAGAGACCTGCCCTGAGCATTCTTTTGTCCCAAATGTCACCCCCAACCCCAGGGATCCTGCCACAAGGGTCCCCCCACCCCACatgtcccctccagccccagggatcCTGACCCAACGATTCCTCCACCCCCAGGGCTCCCGCCCCAAACTTCCCCTTCCCCTAATGTCACCCTCAGCCCCAGAGCCAGTGCCCTGAGCCCCCTGGGGGTGTCCCCGGGTGTCTCTGGGGTTGGGGTGGGGTCCCCACAGCTCGTTgtcccccccagctctgctcttcgACGGCAGCACCAACCCTGCACACCCCAAACACATCGGGAGCATCGACCCCCACTGCAACGTGGCCAACGTGGTGAGAGGTTGGTGGGGTCCAGGGGGCTCCCACCCCCACAGGGGGTGAATTTGGCAGGGGAGGGGTCGCTGAATGTCCCCCTGATCCTCCCCTTACCCTGTTTGGGAGCCATTTGTGTCACAAGTTTGGGTTGCCCTCAGCAAAAGCGTCCCCCGTGCTTTGGGGTCGTGCCAGGAGACCCCAGAAACTTGCTGAATCTGTAGGACTGGAAAAtctttgggggtggggggcaaAGGGGGGGGACCCTAAATGCTCCCTTTGTTCCATTTTGGGGGGTGCTgacccctctgctccccccccagATGCCTACAACATGGCCAAGCTCCTGTGTGACAAGTACTACATGGCCTCGCCTGACCTGGAGATCGAGGAGGTGAACGGTGAGGCCCGTCTGGGGGATTCTGGGGTGTCTCCTTTAGGGTTGGGGGACCCCATGgtggggggattttggggtggctccagggctgggggagcacagCGATGCCAagggctgctcctcctccccacagccACCAACTCCCAGCAGCCCGTGAGCATCGTCTACGTGCCCTCCCACCTCTACCACATGCTCTTCGAGCTCTTCAAGGtaaccccagccctgctggggggtccgagggggggttttgggggtcccccctGACCCGGTGACGCCTCCATGCCCCCAGAATGCCATGAGAGCCACCGTGGAGAGCCACGAGAGCAGCCCCCGCCTGCCTGCCATCAAGGTCATGGTGGCCCTGGGCCAGGAGGACCTTTCCATCAGGGTGAGGGGCCACCAGCTCCGTCCCGAGGGGGTACGGTTTGGGGTGGGGGCCAGGAGCAGGGTTGTCACTGGTGATGTCTCACAGATGAGTGACAGGGGCATGGGGGTCCCCCTGAGGAAGATCGAGCGTCTCTTCAGCTACATGTACTCCACGGCCCCCACCCCCCAGATGGGCACTGGGGGCACCCCCCTGGTAGGTGACCCCCCTGGCGTGGGCtgtgggggtcccagggggtcctggggagaggaggggggggtGGGTGTGAGGGTGGGGGTGGTTGGGGGTGTCTGGCGTGGGTGGGGATATTTCAGGGTGGGTGGAGTGGcttggggaggtttgggggtggCACGGGCTGTTttgggggtggtttgggggggcAGAGTGGCATGGGGGTGCTTTGGGGGTGGCATGGGGTGGTctgggggaactgggatggCATGGTGGTATTTTGGGCATGGCATGAGGAGGTTTTATGGTCCATTGGGGGTGGCATGAGTGCTCTGGGGGTCCTTTGGAGGTGtcctggggtggtttggggtggCTGGAGTGGCACGGGGGTGTTTTGGGCATGGcttgaggaggttttggggtcCATTGGGGGTGGCATAgggtggtttgggggggatGGAGTGGTATGGGAGTGTTTtggggatggcacagggaggtTTGGGAGCAGATAGAGCAGCAtggggagttttgggggtgGCATGGGGACATTTTGGGTTGCCGGGGGACATTTGGACGTGGCACAGTGACCGCTGGCAGGGGCACGGACACTTTGGGCTGCACATGGTGCTGCTTGTGGTGATGTGGGGAGGGTTGGGGTGCCCCGGGGGTGCCaccccagcactggagacccCCCAGCCCATTCCCCACCCCCAGGCCGGGTTTGGCTACGGGCTGCCCATCTCCCGCCTCTACGCCAAGTACTTCCAGGGGGACCTGCAGCTCTTTTCCATGGAGGGCTTCGGCACCGACGCCGTCATCTACCTGAAGGTGGGTCTTTCTCCCTCCAAAtggggggctcggggcggggGCACAGACCCTGCCCAGCCCCCTGTGTGCCCCCAGGCCCTGTCCACGGACTCTGTGGAGCGGCTGCCCGTGTACAACAAGTCGGCGTGGCGGCACTACCAGGCCAGCCAGGAGGCCGGGGACTGGTGTGTGCCCAGCACCGAGCCCAAGAACACCTCCACCTACCGCGTGCCCTAAGCCCCCCGGGGCTCACAGCcccccaggctgcagggaaCCCCTTGCCCCAGCTCACAGGGCCCTCCCGGGGTGGCCCCCAGGGCCCCCGGGGGTTGTTGGAGCATCCCGGTTCTGTGGCTCTTCAGGCTCCACTGGAAGGGGGTCCCGGTGGGGTGTGGGGGGTCCCAGTGGGTTGTGagggggtcccagcaccccCCACCTTGGTGGCACTTAGGTACGTAGCTGGGGGGGTGTTGGAGCAGCGTGGAGGGGGTAAAGCCCCTCTtgccccctctcccacccccttCCCTTCACACCCACCCCAGGGGGTgcaccccagcccagcaggggaCTGGTCTCCTTTCCCAGTATGACCAGTGGCACTTCCCTGCCCCTCCAGCCCTGACGGGGGGGGGGCCCAGGCCTGACCCGCCCTCCCCCCCATTTCCCATCTCCCATCCCTGTTATTGCACTACTGAGCTGTTCTCACCTGCGtgtgccccccacccctgcacccCTTGCACTCCCCCGGGGTGGGTTCCCCACCCCACACATGCTGTGACCTGCTCAGAaacctccccctcctcccccaaattctcctttcccctccaccccccagACCGTCCCTCCCCACTGTCAGTAAATTGGTTGTTGGTTGAGCTCCTGGTGTGGTGTTTTGGGGTCCTGGAAATGCCCCTTCTTTTGCACCCCCCAAATGGGTCACTGACCACCCCCCCCGTGCCTCAGTTTACCCACTCCCAGGCTCGGGAGggggctgggcacagccacagggtggcacttggggacacaaTGGGGATCAGCCATGGTCCGtgccccccccagcctggcaccgagctccccccaccccatcttgccccccagccccaccccaGTCAGCCTCACACTGGTCTCACTGTTTTGCACTGGCCCTTGATACCCTTTTATTTCCTGGCGTGGCCTCTGGGGCGCCATatttggggctgggggtgtgtggggaggTCAGCAATCACCCCCACACCCCAACTGGGGGGTGTCCTCGTGGGGGGGGGTCAGGCCACACGCTGTCCCCAGCCAATGCTGGCCGTGACCCCCCTGCCCCCCTTGGGGTGCTGCCGACGGGGTGGGAGGTGacggggcagggtgggggtgTCCAATGTGCCACTTGCATCTGGAAAAGGGACCCCTGGAGGGGGGGGGCCCGGCTGTGCCCGTGGGGTGCAGGGGTGCaggcggggagggggctggaggagggggcACGTGGTGCTCCGTGCTCGTCTCAGCCTGGCACCGTCCCTCGGCCACGCCAGTGTGTCCCACACCGGGGGTCCCCCGGGGCGTCCcggggggctgtgggtggggagggggtgcaggggcACTCCCAGGCCCCCCCTTAACTCCGCCGCTGCTCCTGGAGGTCCTTCTTCTTCTGCTTCTCCCGCTGCTTCTCCGCCTTCTCCTGGGCCTTGCGCTCCCTCTCGGCCGCCAGGCTCAGCTCCTTCAGCTTCCTCTTCAGCACCGCCCTGTCCTGGGAGCTGCCCACCCCCAGTGCCTGTGGGCACAGcggggggctggcaggggggcCACGCTGCCCCCCAAGCCCTCTGGGGTACGTGGACCCCCCCTCAGATCCTCGGTACCCACACCCCCCGTGCAGCAGCGCCTTGGAGTCCCCAGAACTTCCCATCCGCCTCCTGGACTCGTCCCTTGGGATGCCTGGAACTTCCTGCCATGTGGAGCCACTGCTTTGGGCAAGGGGGTTTAGGTACCCCTTGATGAGCCCTCTGGGGTACCTGGAACCGTCCCAGACCTGCTCCATGGAACACCCCGTTGGGCTGCCCAGAACCATCCCAGACCTTCCTGCCCTGTGGAGCATCTTAATGGGGTAACTACAACCTGCCTGGACCTTCTGCTCCATGGAACACTCCACTGGGGTACCCAGAACCCTCTAAGACCTCCTGCTCTGTTGGGGTACCCAGAACCTCTTGCCCCACCCCAGAGCCCGTTGCAGCACCCAGAaccccccccccgtgcccctcatcagagccccccagccccatacCTTGAGCTTGGCCCCGTCGAGGTGCAGGAGCCGGGGCCCGTCCACGCCGTGGGCAGAGAAGTCCTGCACGTACTGCCCCAGGCTCAGGCTCTCCAGCCACTGCCCCACCTGCTGGCACGTCCAGCccgcggccgcgccgggggGCTCCTCCAGGAACTGCCACAGGGCGTTAGTGGGGGGTCCCCGTGGGGTATGGGGGGGGGAGCACCCCAACCTCGCCCCGGCTCACCTCGTCCGAGGACTGGGACAGGGTGTGGTAGGGGTACGAGCACTTggcgcgggggggcccgggCAGGCGGGGGCTGGCGCTGGGCGGGGGGGAGTCCTCGCTCAGCGTCGAGTCCTGGGGCAGCATGAGGGGGGTGAGGGCAGGGCTGCCCCCCCCGGACCCCTCTACAGCACCCTCCCACACCCATAGGGCTTCC from Pseudopipra pipra isolate bDixPip1 chromosome 26, bDixPip1.hap1, whole genome shotgun sequence harbors:
- the PDK2 gene encoding pyruvate dehydrogenase kinase, isozyme 2 — protein: MRLLRCLGKRAALAGVPTYIEHFSKFSPSPLSMKQFLDFGSSNACEKTSFAFLRQELPVRLSNIMKEINLLPDRVLRTPSVQLVQSWYVQSLLDIMEFLDRDPEDQATLGQFTDSLVTIRNRHNDVVPTMAQGVIEYKEAYGDDPVSNQNIQYFLDRFYLSRISIRMLINQHTLLFDGSTNPAHPKHIGSIDPHCNVANVVRDAYNMAKLLCDKYYMASPDLEIEEVNATNSQQPVSIVYVPSHLYHMLFELFKNAMRATVESHESSPRLPAIKVMVALGQEDLSIRMSDRGMGVPLRKIERLFSYMYSTAPTPQMGTGGTPLAGFGYGLPISRLYAKYFQGDLQLFSMEGFGTDAVIYLKALSTDSVERLPVYNKSAWRHYQASQEAGDWCVPSTEPKNTSTYRVP